One genomic segment of Arthrobacter sp. Marseille-P9274 includes these proteins:
- a CDS encoding DivIVA domain-containing protein yields the protein MALTPEDVVNKRFQPTKFREGYDQDEVDDFLDEIVVELRRLNQENDELRKKLAEATSGRPSTASVPAPVAAAPKVEEPVKEEPKEPVKEEAKAPAPAPAPAPATAPAPAVSAPAAAAAPSGHAATAESAAGVLAMAQKLHDEYVNAGVEQRDKIIAEAQIEASTLVNDAQEKSRKTLGALEQQKAVLERKLEQLRGFERDYRSRLKAYIEGQLRDLEARGSFATPDIKDS from the coding sequence ATGGCTCTGACGCCTGAAGACGTTGTCAACAAGAGGTTCCAGCCGACTAAGTTCCGTGAAGGCTATGACCAGGACGAGGTCGACGACTTCCTTGACGAAATTGTCGTAGAGCTGCGCCGGTTGAACCAGGAAAACGACGAGCTGCGCAAGAAGCTCGCCGAGGCCACCTCAGGCCGGCCGTCGACGGCCAGCGTCCCCGCGCCGGTTGCCGCCGCGCCGAAGGTCGAAGAGCCGGTGAAGGAAGAGCCGAAGGAGCCGGTCAAGGAAGAAGCCAAGGCCCCGGCGCCCGCACCTGCACCTGCCCCCGCCACCGCGCCGGCACCGGCGGTATCCGCGCCGGCGGCCGCCGCTGCGCCCTCCGGCCACGCGGCCACGGCCGAGTCTGCCGCCGGCGTCCTGGCCATGGCCCAGAAACTCCACGACGAGTACGTCAATGCCGGTGTGGAACAGCGCGACAAGATCATCGCGGAAGCGCAGATCGAAGCCAGCACCCTGGTCAACGACGCGCAGGAGAAGAGCCGCAAGACCCTCGGCGCCCTCGAACAGCAGAAGGCCGTCCTGGAGCGCAAGCTGGAGCAGCTGCGCGGATTCGAGCGGGATTACCGTTCGCGCCTGAAGGCTTACATCGAAGGCCAGCTGCGCGACCTCGAGGCACGCGGTTCCTTCGCGACGCCTGACATCAAGGATTCCTAG
- the lspA gene encoding signal peptidase II, translated as MSEPNRADQPPADSSGGTASPTAGKSGATRFVLILAACAALAYGLDQLTKAWVVGTMSEGDVIPVMPPLLHWHFIRNSGAAFSIGEDYTWVFTIIMSVVAAAIVFYAGRIRSLWWSVALGFLLGGVLGNLTDRLFREPGFGVGHVVDFIALPNFAIFNIADAAIVGSVILWCLLTLRGIGMDGQRVGNGKHEAGVDRTGRDRPQEPSQGQDSA; from the coding sequence ATGTCTGAACCAAACCGCGCCGACCAGCCGCCTGCCGACAGCAGCGGCGGAACCGCCAGCCCGACGGCGGGCAAGAGCGGCGCCACTCGTTTCGTGCTGATCCTGGCGGCCTGCGCCGCCCTTGCCTACGGCCTTGACCAACTGACCAAGGCCTGGGTGGTGGGCACGATGTCCGAGGGCGACGTCATTCCGGTCATGCCGCCGCTGCTGCACTGGCACTTCATCCGCAACTCGGGGGCGGCCTTCTCGATCGGCGAGGACTACACCTGGGTCTTCACGATCATCATGTCGGTGGTCGCAGCCGCCATTGTCTTCTACGCGGGCCGCATCCGGTCGCTCTGGTGGTCCGTGGCACTGGGGTTCCTGCTGGGCGGGGTGCTCGGCAACCTCACCGATCGGCTGTTCCGGGAACCCGGCTTCGGCGTCGGCCATGTCGTGGACTTCATCGCGCTGCCCAATTTCGCGATCTTCAACATCGCCGACGCGGCGATCGTCGGCTCGGTGATCCTGTGGTGCCTGCTGACGTTGCGCGGTATCGGCATGGACGGCCAGCGGGTCGGGAATGGGAAGCACGAGGCCGGCGTGGACAGAACGGGCCGGGATCGTCCGCAGGAGCCGTCCCAGGGGCAGGACAGTGCCTGA
- a CDS encoding YggT family protein, translating to MSIIFVLLYLVLMLFQLALIIRIVFDVVQTFARQWRPRGVALVTASGIYAVTDPPLKALRRMIPPLRIGGFSLDLAFLVLFIVTSIALAIIAGLAR from the coding sequence GTGTCCATCATTTTTGTTCTGCTCTATCTCGTCCTCATGCTGTTCCAGCTGGCGCTGATCATCCGTATCGTCTTCGACGTCGTCCAGACCTTTGCGCGCCAGTGGCGTCCGAGGGGCGTCGCCTTGGTCACTGCCTCCGGCATCTATGCCGTGACGGACCCGCCGCTGAAGGCGCTGCGCCGGATGATTCCGCCGCTGCGAATCGGCGGTTTTTCGCTGGACCTCGCATTCCTGGTCCTCTTCATCGTGACCAGTATCGCGCTGGCCATCATTGCCGGTCTGGCGCGCTGA
- the dnaE gene encoding DNA polymerase III subunit alpha: MTSSKTGTGNFVHLHNHTEYSMLDGAARLTDLFDHAKELGMESVATTDHGFVFGAFDFWNKARNAGVKPIIGVEAYLTPGTARQDKTRVRWGDGGRNDVSGAGAYTHMTMWAETTEGMHNLFRMSSLASLEGYLYKPRMDRDLLQTYGKGLIATTGCPSGEVQTKLRLGLYKEAMQAASDFRDILGPENFFCELMDHGLDIERNVHADLIKLARELKLPLVATNDLHYTHAEDAKSHAALLCVQSGSTLADPKRFKFDADEFYLKSPAEMRAIFRDYEEACDNTLLIAERCNVEFNTKANYMPRFPCPPGENEESWFIKEVEAGLHYRYPDGIPDEVRKQANYEIGVISQMGFPGYFLVVADFINWAKNNGIRVGPGRGSGAGSMAAYAMRITDLDPLKHGLIFERFLNPDRVSMPDFDVDFDDRRRSEVIKYVTEKYGDERVAMIVTYGTIKGKQALKDSSRVMGYPFSVGERLTKAMPPDVMGKGISLPDVHNPDAPRYGEAEELRELLKSDPDSAKVFETALGLEGLKRQWGVHAAGVIMSSDPLIDIIPIMRREQDGQVITQFDYPTCEGLGLIKMDFLGLRNLTIISDALENIKLNRDEDLVLEDLALDDKASYELLARGDTLGVFQLDGGPMRSLLKLMRPDNFEDISAVLALYRPGPMGANAHTNYALRKNGLQEIVPIHPELAEPLEDILGGTYGLIVYQEQVMAIAQKLAGYSLGQADILRRAMGKKKKSELDKQFAGFSQGMKDNGYSDAAVKTLWDILLPFSDYAFNKAHSAAYGVVSYWTAYLKAHYPGEYMAALLTSVGDDKDKLAMYLNECRHMGITVLPPDVNESSVNFTPVGKDIRFGMGAVRNVGANVVHAMVGAREEKGHFANFSDFLQKVPAVVCNKRTIESLIKAGAFDSLGHPRRALAMVHEEAVDSVIVLKRNEAANQFDLFSAFDDGGEAGGALAVEIPDLPEWEKKDKLAFERDMLGLYVSDHPLQGLEGLLSQHADMSITSVISEEGPADGSIVTISGMITSLQRRIAKNSGNAYARAEVEDLGGSMEVMFFGQVYGPISSILAEDLIVVVRGRLQRRDDGAVTLNAQELTVPDLSDGHSGPVVISMASFKATETMVSSLGDVLRTHPGTTEVQVRLNSSRKIEVMKLGVDLRVNPTPALFGDLKILLGPACLDV, from the coding sequence GTGACTAGCTCTAAGACCGGTACGGGAAACTTCGTACACCTGCACAACCACACCGAATACTCGATGTTGGACGGCGCCGCTCGCCTGACGGACCTGTTCGACCATGCCAAGGAACTCGGCATGGAATCCGTGGCCACCACGGACCACGGTTTTGTCTTCGGGGCCTTCGACTTCTGGAACAAGGCCCGGAACGCAGGCGTGAAGCCCATCATCGGTGTTGAAGCGTACCTGACGCCGGGAACCGCCCGGCAGGACAAGACCCGTGTGCGGTGGGGCGACGGCGGCCGCAACGACGTTTCGGGTGCCGGCGCCTACACGCACATGACCATGTGGGCGGAAACCACCGAGGGGATGCACAACCTCTTCCGGATGTCCTCGCTCGCCTCGCTCGAGGGCTACCTCTACAAGCCGCGCATGGACCGCGACCTGCTCCAGACCTACGGCAAGGGCCTCATAGCCACCACCGGCTGCCCCTCCGGCGAGGTCCAGACCAAGCTGCGCCTGGGCCTCTACAAGGAGGCGATGCAGGCGGCGTCGGACTTCCGCGACATCCTCGGGCCGGAGAACTTCTTCTGCGAACTGATGGACCACGGCCTGGACATCGAGCGCAACGTCCACGCGGACCTGATCAAGCTGGCCCGGGAGCTGAAGCTGCCGCTGGTGGCCACGAACGACCTGCACTACACGCACGCCGAGGACGCGAAGTCGCACGCCGCGCTGTTGTGCGTCCAGTCCGGCTCGACGCTGGCGGACCCCAAGCGCTTCAAGTTCGATGCGGACGAGTTCTACCTGAAGTCGCCGGCCGAAATGCGCGCGATCTTCCGGGACTACGAAGAGGCCTGCGACAACACGCTGCTGATCGCCGAGCGCTGCAACGTGGAGTTCAACACCAAGGCCAACTACATGCCGCGCTTCCCCTGCCCACCGGGGGAGAACGAGGAATCCTGGTTCATCAAGGAAGTCGAGGCCGGGCTGCACTACCGCTATCCCGACGGCATTCCCGACGAGGTGCGCAAGCAGGCCAACTACGAAATCGGCGTCATCTCGCAGATGGGCTTCCCGGGCTACTTCCTGGTGGTGGCGGACTTCATCAACTGGGCCAAGAACAACGGCATCCGGGTCGGACCGGGACGTGGCTCGGGCGCCGGTTCCATGGCCGCCTACGCCATGCGGATCACCGACCTGGACCCGCTCAAGCACGGCCTGATCTTCGAGCGGTTCCTGAACCCGGACCGAGTGTCCATGCCCGACTTCGACGTCGACTTCGACGATCGGCGCCGCTCTGAAGTGATCAAGTACGTTACCGAGAAGTACGGCGATGAACGCGTGGCCATGATCGTCACCTACGGCACCATCAAGGGCAAGCAGGCCCTGAAGGACTCGTCCCGCGTGATGGGCTACCCGTTCTCCGTGGGGGAGCGGCTGACCAAGGCGATGCCGCCGGACGTCATGGGCAAGGGCATTTCCCTCCCGGACGTGCACAATCCGGACGCGCCGCGCTACGGAGAGGCCGAGGAGCTGCGCGAGCTGCTCAAGTCCGATCCCGACTCGGCCAAGGTATTCGAGACTGCGTTGGGCCTGGAAGGACTGAAGCGGCAGTGGGGCGTTCACGCCGCCGGCGTCATCATGTCCTCCGACCCGCTGATCGACATCATCCCGATCATGCGCCGCGAGCAGGACGGCCAGGTCATCACGCAGTTCGACTACCCGACCTGCGAGGGCCTGGGCCTGATCAAGATGGACTTCCTGGGGCTGCGGAACCTGACCATCATCTCGGACGCCCTGGAGAACATTAAGCTCAACCGCGACGAAGACCTGGTCCTGGAAGACCTGGCCCTCGACGATAAGGCCTCGTACGAGCTGCTCGCCCGCGGAGACACGCTGGGCGTCTTCCAGCTCGACGGCGGGCCCATGCGTTCGCTGCTGAAGCTGATGCGCCCGGACAACTTCGAAGACATTTCCGCCGTGCTGGCGCTGTACCGTCCCGGTCCCATGGGCGCCAACGCGCACACCAACTACGCGCTGCGCAAGAACGGGCTGCAGGAGATCGTTCCGATCCATCCCGAGCTGGCCGAACCGCTCGAGGACATCCTCGGCGGCACCTACGGCCTGATCGTGTACCAGGAGCAGGTCATGGCCATCGCGCAGAAGCTGGCCGGCTACTCGCTGGGCCAAGCGGACATCCTGCGCCGCGCGATGGGCAAGAAGAAGAAGTCGGAGCTGGACAAGCAGTTCGCCGGCTTCTCCCAGGGCATGAAGGACAACGGCTATTCCGACGCCGCCGTCAAGACCCTGTGGGACATCCTGCTCCCGTTCTCCGACTACGCGTTCAATAAGGCCCACTCGGCCGCCTACGGCGTGGTCTCCTACTGGACGGCGTACCTGAAGGCGCACTATCCGGGCGAGTACATGGCCGCCCTGCTCACCTCCGTCGGCGACGACAAGGACAAGCTGGCGATGTACCTGAATGAGTGCCGGCACATGGGCATCACCGTCCTGCCGCCTGACGTCAACGAGTCCAGCGTCAACTTCACCCCGGTCGGCAAGGACATCCGCTTCGGCATGGGCGCCGTCCGGAACGTCGGCGCGAACGTCGTCCATGCGATGGTCGGCGCCCGCGAGGAGAAGGGGCATTTCGCCAACTTCAGCGATTTCCTGCAGAAGGTCCCCGCCGTTGTCTGCAACAAACGGACCATCGAATCCCTGATCAAGGCCGGGGCGTTCGATTCGCTCGGGCACCCGCGCCGTGCGCTGGCCATGGTGCACGAAGAGGCGGTGGACTCCGTCATCGTGCTTAAGCGCAACGAAGCGGCGAACCAGTTCGACCTTTTCAGCGCCTTCGACGACGGCGGCGAGGCCGGCGGTGCGCTGGCGGTGGAGATCCCCGACCTGCCGGAATGGGAAAAGAAGGACAAGCTGGCGTTCGAGCGCGACATGCTCGGCCTGTATGTCTCCGACCATCCGCTGCAGGGGCTCGAGGGCCTGCTCAGCCAGCATGCGGACATGTCCATCACGTCGGTGATCAGCGAGGAGGGCCCCGCCGACGGCTCCATCGTCACCATCTCCGGCATGATCACCTCCCTGCAGCGCCGGATCGCCAAGAACAGCGGCAACGCCTACGCCCGCGCTGAGGTCGAGGACCTGGGCGGCTCGATGGAGGTCATGTTCTTCGGGCAGGTCTACGGCCCGATCTCGTCGATCCTGGCCGAGGACCTGATTGTGGTGGTGCGTGGCCGCCTGCAGCGCCGCGACGACGGCGCGGTCACCCTCAATGCGCAGGAACTGACCGTTCCCGACCTGAGCGACGGCCATTCCGGGCCGGTCGTCATTTCGATGGCCAGCTTCAAGGCCACCGAAACCATGGTCTCGTCGCTCGGGGATGTCCTCCGCACGCATCCGGGGACCACCGAGGTCCAGGTGAGGCTGAACAGCTCGCGCAAGATCGAGGTCATGAAGCTCGGCGTGGACCTGAGGGTCAATCCGACCCCTGCGCTTTTTGGCGACCTGAAGATCCTGCTCGGGCCCGCCTGCCTGGACGTATGA
- a CDS encoding RluA family pseudouridine synthase, with amino-acid sequence MPEQVSTFTLGPDTAGKRVDAALAQLLGISRSSAAAWCSDGHVTIAGRVVGKSERLPDRGELRVSRPEERDPLAVVVEDVEDMKILGDEDDFVVIDKPVGVAAHPSPGWVGPTVVGVLAARGYRISTSGAAERAGIVHRLDVGTSGVMVVAKTEHGYSLLKRAFKDRTVDKVYHALVQGLPDPLEGTIDAPIGRHPGYDWRFAVVEDGRPSVTHYEVLEAFGRATLVEVHLETGRTHQIRVHFSALRHPCAGDLTYGADPKLAAELGLTRQWLHARRLGFTHPGTGEWVEYESDYPADLAYAVEALVEHRV; translated from the coding sequence GTGCCTGAGCAGGTTTCCACATTCACCCTCGGGCCGGATACCGCCGGCAAACGGGTAGACGCCGCCCTCGCGCAGCTGCTGGGGATCTCCCGCTCCTCGGCTGCGGCCTGGTGCAGCGACGGCCACGTGACGATCGCGGGGCGGGTAGTCGGCAAATCCGAGCGGCTCCCGGACCGCGGCGAGCTGCGCGTCAGCCGCCCCGAGGAACGTGACCCGCTGGCCGTCGTCGTTGAGGACGTGGAGGATATGAAGATACTTGGTGACGAGGACGACTTCGTCGTTATCGACAAGCCTGTCGGGGTCGCGGCACACCCGTCGCCCGGCTGGGTGGGCCCGACGGTGGTCGGCGTCCTGGCGGCACGCGGGTACCGGATCTCGACTTCCGGGGCCGCCGAACGCGCCGGCATCGTCCATCGCCTCGATGTCGGTACCTCCGGGGTCATGGTGGTTGCCAAGACGGAGCACGGCTACAGCCTGCTCAAGCGGGCCTTCAAGGACCGCACAGTGGACAAGGTCTACCATGCCCTGGTCCAGGGCCTGCCCGATCCGCTGGAGGGGACCATTGACGCCCCCATCGGCAGGCACCCCGGATATGACTGGCGGTTCGCCGTCGTCGAGGACGGACGCCCCTCGGTGACGCACTATGAGGTTCTGGAGGCCTTTGGGCGAGCCACCCTGGTGGAGGTCCATCTGGAAACCGGGCGGACCCACCAGATCCGCGTGCATTTTTCCGCCCTGCGCCACCCGTGCGCCGGCGACCTGACCTACGGGGCCGATCCCAAGCTGGCTGCGGAACTTGGCCTGACCAGGCAGTGGCTGCACGCCAGGAGGCTCGGCTTCACCCACCCTGGCACGGGCGAGTGGGTCGAATACGAAAGCGACTACCCGGCTGATCTGGCCTATGCGGTCGAGGCGCTGGTCGAGCATCGGGTCTGA
- a CDS encoding YggS family pyridoxal phosphate-dependent enzyme gives MTDAERKGQLAANLMRVRERIAAAAARRSGPAPELIVVTKFFPASDVAALAELEVRDVGENRDQEAAAKAAELEAVAATSGLRWHFIGQLQTNKAKSVVRYAYAVHSVDRLSLVKSLSKAMAAEQARRTEQGGQPREDLLVLIQVDLENRTAQGAAGSSGRGGASPEEIGALAAAVSEADGLELGGLMAVAPLGADPAEAFSRLMQYSADLRRAHPSAEMVSAGMSQDLEAAVAAGATHLRVGSDVLGPRPPVM, from the coding sequence ATGACGGACGCAGAACGGAAAGGCCAGCTCGCGGCGAACCTCATGCGGGTGCGGGAGAGAATTGCGGCGGCCGCTGCCCGGCGGTCCGGTCCGGCCCCCGAACTGATCGTCGTCACGAAGTTCTTCCCGGCGTCGGACGTTGCCGCGCTGGCGGAACTGGAGGTCCGGGACGTGGGGGAGAACCGGGACCAGGAAGCCGCCGCGAAAGCGGCGGAACTGGAAGCCGTCGCGGCCACGTCCGGCCTGCGGTGGCACTTCATCGGCCAGCTGCAGACGAATAAGGCGAAGTCGGTCGTGCGGTACGCCTACGCGGTCCACTCCGTCGACCGGTTGTCGCTCGTCAAGTCGCTCTCCAAGGCGATGGCCGCGGAACAGGCCCGGCGCACGGAACAGGGCGGGCAGCCGCGGGAGGATCTGCTGGTACTGATTCAGGTGGACCTGGAGAACAGGACGGCTCAGGGCGCTGCCGGCTCCTCAGGGCGAGGCGGAGCCAGCCCTGAGGAAATCGGGGCCCTTGCCGCCGCGGTATCCGAAGCCGACGGGCTGGAACTGGGCGGGTTGATGGCCGTCGCGCCGCTGGGCGCGGATCCGGCTGAAGCCTTCTCGCGGCTGATGCAGTATTCGGCCGACCTGCGCCGGGCGCACCCCTCGGCCGAGATGGTTTCGGCGGGGATGAGCCAGGACCTCGAAGCGGCCGTTGCGGCCGGGGCGACACACCTGCGTGTCGGGTCCGATGTCCTCGGACCGCGACCGCCCGTGATGTAG
- a CDS encoding cell division protein SepF: MAGALRKTMIYLGLADGDEQYEPEQNEPASREAPAREEVTPEPAREERRTENPPAPAKPVAAEEYRAPVTPIKRAPSSREESNVLRQITTVHPRSYNDAKIIGESFRDGIPVIMNVTDMGEADAKRLVDFSAGLVFGLHGSIERVTNKVFLLSPSTMEVLGEDKKASEQQATFFNQS; the protein is encoded by the coding sequence ATGGCTGGCGCCTTGCGCAAGACAATGATCTACCTCGGGCTCGCCGACGGTGACGAGCAGTATGAGCCCGAGCAGAATGAGCCTGCCAGCAGGGAAGCACCGGCCAGGGAGGAAGTAACTCCCGAGCCCGCGCGCGAAGAGCGCCGGACCGAGAACCCTCCCGCTCCTGCCAAGCCGGTCGCTGCCGAAGAGTACCGTGCCCCGGTGACGCCAATTAAGCGCGCCCCATCATCCCGCGAGGAGTCGAACGTGCTGCGTCAGATCACGACGGTCCATCCCCGCTCCTACAACGATGCCAAGATCATCGGTGAGAGCTTCCGCGACGGGATCCCCGTGATCATGAATGTTACGGACATGGGGGAGGCGGACGCCAAGCGGCTGGTCGATTTCTCGGCAGGGCTGGTGTTCGGGCTGCACGGCAGCATTGAGCGGGTAACCAACAAGGTGTTCCTGCTCTCGCCCTCGACCATGGAGGTGCTGGGCGAGGACAAGAAGGCCAGCGAGCAGCAGGCCACCTTCTTCAACCAGAGCTAG
- the hisD gene encoding histidinol dehydrogenase — protein MTAATNSDSSFALPVLDLRGRRLGSAELKAAMPRAETTFDVASQAVEEIIGSVRSRGFEALAELAQRFDGVEQSHPKVPAEALEEALAALDPAVRAGLEESIARARTFAEAQKPADAVVPIADEATVTHKWVPVARVGLYVPGGLAVYPSSVVMNVVPALAAGVRSIALASPPQKDFGGLPHPTILAAARLLGIDEVYAIGGAQAVAAFAYGVPANDAGPALEPVDVVTGPGNVFVATAKRLVKSVVGIDAEAGTTEIAILADETANPAFVAADMISQAEHDPHAASVLVTDSAALADAVRAELAVQAAATRHAERVAQALTGPQSGIIFVDDVEQGIAVCDAYAAEHLEIHTRDAAAVAARIRNAGAIFVGDYSPVSLGDYCAGSNHVLPTSGTATFASGLNVTTFLKAVQIIDYGRAALEEVGGHIVALAQAEDLPAHGDAVSVRFRDGAAGAAQPAGR, from the coding sequence GTGACTGCTGCGACCAACTCCGATTCATCCTTCGCCCTGCCCGTCCTCGACCTGCGCGGGCGGCGCCTTGGCTCCGCCGAGCTGAAGGCCGCGATGCCGCGAGCCGAGACTACTTTCGATGTGGCCTCGCAGGCGGTGGAGGAGATTATCGGCAGCGTCCGGAGCCGCGGCTTCGAAGCCCTGGCGGAGCTGGCACAGCGCTTCGACGGCGTCGAGCAGTCGCACCCGAAGGTTCCCGCCGAGGCGCTGGAAGAGGCCCTGGCGGCACTGGATCCCGCGGTCCGGGCCGGGCTCGAGGAATCGATCGCCCGCGCCAGGACTTTCGCCGAGGCACAGAAGCCGGCGGACGCCGTCGTCCCCATTGCCGATGAGGCCACGGTCACGCACAAGTGGGTGCCGGTGGCACGCGTCGGACTCTATGTCCCGGGCGGACTGGCAGTCTATCCCTCGTCGGTCGTGATGAACGTGGTTCCCGCGCTGGCCGCCGGCGTCCGGTCGATCGCCCTCGCCTCGCCTCCGCAGAAGGACTTCGGCGGCCTTCCGCACCCCACGATCCTGGCGGCAGCGCGGCTGCTGGGCATCGACGAGGTCTATGCGATCGGCGGAGCCCAGGCGGTCGCGGCCTTCGCGTACGGGGTGCCGGCCAATGACGCCGGGCCCGCGCTGGAACCCGTGGACGTCGTCACCGGCCCGGGCAACGTCTTCGTCGCCACCGCCAAGCGGCTCGTGAAGTCCGTCGTCGGCATCGACGCCGAGGCCGGCACAACGGAAATCGCGATTCTCGCGGACGAGACCGCCAACCCGGCCTTCGTCGCCGCGGACATGATCAGCCAGGCGGAGCACGACCCGCACGCGGCATCCGTCCTGGTCACCGACTCCGCCGCTCTGGCCGATGCGGTTCGCGCCGAGTTGGCCGTCCAGGCGGCGGCCACCCGGCACGCCGAGCGGGTGGCGCAGGCGCTGACCGGGCCGCAGTCGGGCATCATCTTCGTGGACGACGTCGAACAGGGCATCGCGGTGTGCGACGCCTACGCTGCCGAACACCTTGAGATCCACACGCGGGACGCTGCCGCCGTGGCGGCGCGGATCCGCAACGCCGGTGCGATCTTCGTCGGCGACTACAGCCCGGTCAGCCTCGGCGACTACTGCGCCGGCTCAAACCATGTGCTGCCCACCAGCGGAACGGCCACGTTCGCCTCCGGCCTGAACGTCACGACCTTCCTCAAGGCGGTGCAGATCATCGATTACGGGCGCGCCGCGTTGGAGGAGGTCGGCGGGCACATCGTCGCCCTTGCCCAGGCCGAGGACCTGCCGGCCCACGGGGACGCTGTCTCGGTGCGGTTCCGGGACGGCGCGGCAGGCGCTGCCCAGCCTGCCGGCCGGTGA
- a CDS encoding polyphenol oxidase family protein — MFWWREQVDDGLWVGFTDSTAGNLALHVGDDPETVGRHRRALESALGIGGGGLRFMNQVHSATVGTVRPMEPTEGPAELDALVAPAGDVPLGVMVADCLPVVFTAETGHGHATAVAHAGRRGLLGGVLVNTVRRLEAAGGSGVRAWIGPAICGRCYEVPAAMQDEATAALPELRSETSWGTPALDLPAGADAQLASLGVAVQRVGGCTLEQPELFSYRRDHATGRFAGLVWTEA; from the coding sequence ATGTTTTGGTGGCGGGAACAGGTCGACGACGGCTTGTGGGTCGGTTTCACCGACAGCACTGCCGGCAACCTGGCGCTGCATGTCGGCGACGATCCCGAGACCGTGGGGAGGCACCGCCGGGCCCTCGAGTCTGCCTTGGGGATCGGCGGTGGCGGGCTGCGGTTCATGAACCAGGTCCATTCGGCGACCGTCGGCACGGTCCGTCCCATGGAGCCGACCGAGGGTCCCGCCGAGCTTGACGCGTTGGTTGCCCCTGCGGGCGATGTACCGCTGGGGGTCATGGTCGCGGATTGCCTGCCGGTGGTCTTCACGGCTGAGACCGGCCACGGGCATGCCACGGCCGTGGCCCATGCCGGTCGCCGGGGCCTGCTTGGCGGTGTCCTCGTCAACACCGTCCGGCGACTGGAGGCCGCGGGTGGATCCGGTGTCCGGGCATGGATCGGCCCGGCCATCTGCGGACGGTGCTACGAGGTTCCTGCCGCCATGCAGGATGAGGCGACGGCGGCCCTGCCCGAGCTTCGCTCCGAAACGTCCTGGGGAACACCGGCCCTGGACCTTCCCGCCGGCGCCGACGCCCAGCTGGCCTCCCTGGGCGTCGCGGTGCAGCGGGTCGGCGGGTGCACCCTGGAGCAGCCCGAACTCTTCTCTTACCGAAGGGACCACGCCACCGGCCGGTTCGCCGGCCTCGTCTGGACGGAAGCATGA